A genome region from Rhodanobacter thiooxydans includes the following:
- a CDS encoding sigma-54 dependent transcriptional regulator yields the protein MQKFDFLVIESDETRVDSVLSALHFLGYRPQHGAACAAVDEATHAWRAVYVGSVADAAEAERQFALLGAAASHVPVLLAADSPWLDRFGAASSTFATRMATLEFPLRYEKMAEAMRNIYARLLGGQSGALRFVGNAAPMLRVNALIRQVAPFDSTVLVLGESGTGKEMVARAIHAHSPRRDKPFVAINCGAIPAELLESELFGHEKGSFTGAISARKGRFEMAEGGTLFLDEVGDMSLPMQVKLLRVLQERAYERVGGSKTLRCDVRIVAATHRNLEESIASDRFREDLFYRLSVFPLELPSLRERLDDLPVLIAEFNQRLARRGLGVVRFSASAMQSLCAHAWPGNVRELSNLVERMAILFPHGEVRSSDLPTKYRGQQAVDEVHGAALLALMEDELPPSEAAVQPVAETLRTLPEQGLDLKDHLADIEVGLIRQALDATGGVVAHAARLLHMQRTTLVEKLRKYGLQNSLAA from the coding sequence GTGCAGAAATTCGACTTCCTGGTCATCGAATCCGACGAGACGCGTGTGGACTCCGTACTCTCGGCCCTTCACTTCCTGGGCTACCGGCCGCAGCACGGCGCCGCCTGTGCCGCGGTGGACGAAGCCACCCATGCCTGGCGCGCGGTTTACGTCGGCAGCGTCGCCGACGCCGCCGAGGCCGAGCGCCAGTTCGCCCTGCTGGGCGCCGCCGCGTCGCACGTGCCGGTGCTGCTGGCGGCCGATTCGCCCTGGCTCGATCGCTTCGGCGCGGCGTCGTCGACGTTTGCCACGCGCATGGCCACGCTGGAGTTTCCCCTGCGTTACGAGAAGATGGCCGAAGCCATGCGCAACATCTATGCGCGCCTGCTCGGCGGCCAGTCCGGCGCGCTGCGCTTCGTCGGCAACGCGGCGCCGATGCTGCGCGTCAATGCGTTGATCCGCCAGGTTGCACCGTTCGATTCCACCGTGCTGGTGCTGGGCGAGTCGGGCACCGGCAAGGAGATGGTGGCGCGGGCGATCCACGCGCATTCGCCGCGCCGCGACAAGCCGTTCGTGGCGATCAACTGCGGGGCGATCCCGGCGGAGCTGCTGGAGAGCGAGCTGTTCGGCCACGAAAAGGGCTCCTTCACCGGCGCGATCAGCGCGCGCAAGGGCCGCTTCGAGATGGCCGAAGGCGGCACGCTGTTCCTCGACGAGGTCGGCGACATGAGCCTGCCGATGCAGGTGAAGCTGCTGCGCGTGCTGCAGGAGCGCGCCTATGAGCGGGTGGGCGGCAGCAAGACCCTGCGTTGCGACGTGCGCATCGTCGCCGCCACCCACCGCAACCTGGAGGAGTCGATCGCCAGCGACCGCTTCCGCGAGGACCTGTTCTACCGGCTCAGCGTGTTCCCGCTCGAACTGCCGTCGCTGCGTGAACGGCTGGACGACCTGCCGGTGCTGATCGCCGAGTTCAACCAGCGCCTCGCCCGCCGCGGGCTGGGCGTGGTGCGCTTCAGCGCCAGCGCGATGCAGTCGTTGTGCGCGCATGCCTGGCCGGGTAACGTGCGCGAGCTTTCCAACCTGGTCGAGCGCATGGCCATCCTGTTCCCGCACGGCGAGGTGCGCAGCAGCGACCTGCCGACGAAGTACCGCGGTCAGCAGGCCGTCGACGAGGTGCACGGCGCGGCGTTGCTGGCGCTGATGGAAGACGAGCTGCCGCCGAGCGAAGCCGCCGTGCAGCCGGTGGCCGAGACGCTGCGCACGCTGCCGGAGCAGGGCCTGGACCTGAAGGACCATCTGGCCGACATCGAGGTGGGACTGATCCGCCAGGCGCTCGATGCCACTGGCGGCGTGGTGGCGCATGCCGCGCGCCTGCTGCACATGCAGCGCACCACCCTGGTGGAAAAGCTGCGCAAGTACGGCTTGCAGAACAGCCTGGCGGCTTGA
- a CDS encoding PilZ domain-containing protein, translating to MTSDSTPPGDTSSASAAVAAWDDFEQRVSCEESLHADCEPLAWPPSPALLQQLAERNANVLAAIAALEERRADGGEDDSPLMQEMLRMDAKLSVLMEIVNNLLVPASVLPPRQPLRFNAIGALLPAGLAPTAGGLLLRIRFDLCRSLPLELAAQVQRQFDDGRTFVAFAPLGDALGDAIERLVFRHHRRKVAGARQPVA from the coding sequence ATGACCTCAGACAGCACGCCCCCGGGCGATACCTCGTCGGCCAGCGCTGCAGTGGCGGCCTGGGACGACTTCGAGCAGCGGGTCAGCTGCGAGGAGAGCCTGCATGCCGATTGCGAGCCGCTGGCCTGGCCGCCCTCGCCGGCGTTGCTGCAGCAGTTGGCCGAGCGCAACGCGAACGTGCTGGCGGCGATCGCCGCGCTGGAGGAGCGCCGCGCCGACGGCGGCGAGGACGACAGCCCGCTGATGCAGGAAATGCTGCGCATGGACGCCAAGCTCAGCGTGCTGATGGAGATCGTCAACAACTTGCTGGTGCCCGCCAGCGTGCTGCCGCCGCGGCAGCCGCTGCGCTTCAACGCGATCGGCGCACTGCTGCCCGCGGGCCTGGCGCCGACCGCCGGCGGGCTGCTGCTGCGCATCCGTTTCGACCTGTGCCGCAGCCTGCCGCTGGAACTCGCCGCGCAGGTGCAGCGGCAATTCGACGATGGCCGGACGTTCGTGGCTTTTGCGCCGCTGGGCGACGCACTGGGTGACGCAATTGAGCGTCTGGTTTTCCGCCATCACCGACGCAAAGTGGCAGGGGCGCGCCAGCCGGTTGCGTAA
- the fliT gene encoding flagellar protein FliT: MGVLELALGLTRAMLAAAQTQEWSRLVELEAEREPLLLRQHASDPDSLARLDEILAYDRQLQAIVGCARDSAAVQWQQETDRARAIAAYTRP, encoded by the coding sequence ATGGGCGTGCTCGAACTCGCGCTCGGGCTGACCCGCGCGATGCTGGCCGCCGCGCAGACGCAGGAATGGTCGCGGCTGGTCGAGCTGGAGGCCGAGCGCGAGCCGTTGCTGCTGCGCCAGCATGCGTCCGACCCGGACAGCCTGGCCCGGCTGGACGAAATTCTGGCGTACGATCGCCAGCTGCAGGCCATCGTCGGCTGCGCGCGGGATTCGGCGGCCGTGCAGTGGCAGCAGGAAACCGATCGCGCCCGTGCGATCGCGGCCTATACCCGGCCCTGA
- the fliS gene encoding flagellar export chaperone FliS: protein MGFGYGAGAYQQVRSHGGVESADPHGLITLLMDGALERLVKARAHMLRGEVAAKGEAISRCIEIIGGLRGSLDPKADPVLVGRLDSLYDYMSRRLLQANLRDDASLIDEVSSLLQPIRDSWVKIAPAASQRAAGA, encoded by the coding sequence ATGGGATTCGGCTACGGTGCTGGCGCCTATCAGCAAGTCCGCTCGCACGGCGGAGTGGAATCGGCCGATCCGCACGGGCTGATCACACTGCTGATGGATGGCGCACTGGAGCGTCTGGTGAAGGCCCGCGCGCACATGCTGCGCGGCGAGGTCGCGGCGAAGGGCGAGGCGATCTCACGTTGCATCGAGATCATCGGCGGGCTGCGCGGCAGCCTCGATCCCAAGGCGGACCCGGTGCTGGTCGGCCGGCTGGATTCGCTCTACGACTACATGAGCCGCCGCCTGCTGCAGGCGAACCTGCGCGACGACGCCAGCCTGATCGACGAGGTCAGCAGCCTGCTGCAGCCGATCCGCGACAGCTGGGTGAAGATTGCTCCCGCGGCCAGCCAGCGGGCGGCCGGCGCGTGA
- the fliD gene encoding flagellar filament capping protein FliD: protein MAITVGSTSTPTTGLLTSLGVGSGLDVATLVSQLVAAKKAPQQNQITSQTNTANTQLSALGQVSAALSALQSAMATLTDGSAFTARTVASSDTTVLGASATGTPVNGSYNIVVTQLATALKASSGAFANSSTAVGTGTLTIAVGSQSMSLTLDSTNNSLAAIRDAINGASSNPGVSATIVTGTDGAHLVLSGTRTGAANGFSVSSSGGDGKLAALNYNPAATSGNGLTVVTAAADAKYSIDGLAASSAGNTVSTAIDGLTLNLVKAGSSTLSVSSDTSKATSALTNLVNTYNSFVGIYQNLTKYDATSGTAGALLGDATLNRINNTLSSVIGGTANGAALSSIGISLQVDGTLRLDSAKLATALSDGGKQVGSLFGGTNGFAAKLNTPLTSWVGTQGVLASRTSSINRQLSDLANQQTTLNSRMASLTAMYQAQFSALDTLMSKLNSTSTYLQQQFDALTNSSKK, encoded by the coding sequence ATGGCGATCACCGTCGGCTCCACCAGTACGCCAACCACCGGTCTGCTGACTTCGCTGGGCGTGGGTTCCGGGCTCGACGTAGCCACCCTGGTCAGCCAGCTGGTCGCCGCCAAGAAGGCGCCGCAGCAGAACCAGATCACCAGCCAGACCAACACGGCGAACACCCAGCTTTCGGCGCTGGGCCAGGTCAGCGCCGCACTTTCCGCGCTGCAGTCGGCGATGGCCACACTGACCGACGGCAGCGCCTTCACCGCCCGCACGGTGGCCAGCAGCGACACCACCGTACTCGGCGCCAGTGCCACCGGCACTCCGGTCAACGGCAGCTACAACATCGTCGTGACGCAGCTGGCCACCGCGCTGAAGGCCTCGTCCGGCGCATTCGCCAACAGCAGCACCGCGGTCGGTACCGGCACGCTGACCATCGCGGTGGGCAGCCAGTCGATGAGCCTCACCCTGGACAGCACCAACAATTCGCTGGCGGCGATCCGCGACGCGATCAACGGTGCCAGCAGCAACCCCGGCGTGAGCGCCACCATCGTCACCGGCACCGACGGCGCGCACCTGGTGCTGAGCGGTACCCGCACCGGCGCTGCCAACGGCTTCTCGGTCAGCAGCAGCGGTGGCGACGGCAAGCTGGCGGCACTGAACTACAACCCGGCGGCCACCAGCGGCAACGGACTGACCGTGGTCACCGCCGCCGCCGATGCCAAATACAGCATCGACGGGCTGGCCGCCAGCAGCGCCGGCAACACCGTCAGCACCGCCATCGACGGCCTCACCCTGAACCTGGTCAAGGCCGGCAGCAGCACGCTGAGCGTATCCAGCGACACCAGCAAGGCCACCAGCGCGCTGACCAACCTGGTCAACACCTACAACAGCTTCGTCGGGATCTACCAGAACCTGACCAAGTACGACGCCACCAGCGGTACTGCCGGCGCATTGCTCGGCGACGCCACGCTCAACCGCATCAACAACACCCTGTCGAGCGTCATCGGCGGCACCGCCAACGGCGCCGCGCTGTCCTCGATCGGCATCTCGCTGCAGGTGGACGGCACCCTGCGCCTGGACAGCGCCAAGCTGGCGACCGCGCTATCCGACGGCGGCAAGCAGGTCGGCAGCCTGTTCGGCGGCACCAACGGCTTCGCCGCGAAGCTGAATACTCCGCTGACCAGCTGGGTCGGCACCCAGGGCGTGCTGGCCAGCCGCACCAGCAGCATCAACCGGCAGCTGAGCGACCTGGCCAATCAGCAGACCACGCTGAACAGCCGCATGGCCAGCCTCACCGCGATGTACCAGGCGCAGTTCAGCGCGCTCGACACGCTGATGTCCAAGCTCAACAGCACCAGCACCTATCTGCAGCAGCAGTTCGATGCGCTTACCAACAGCAGCAAGAAGTAA
- a CDS encoding flagellin codes for MVMSVNTNISSLNAQNNLAKSQSKLATAIMRLSSGMRINSAKDDAAGLAISTRFTTQINGLNQAVSNANDGISLAQTTESALNEVTNNMQRIRTLAVQSANATNSDSDRAALDAEVQQRLSEITRISQQTTFNGRHVLDGTFGSAAFQIGANVGETISVNLSQGAGAKQVGQMASSATGDLTAMFTASAATPGTATSLAVGASTVVAAGDLTIGGTGVAAGTYTGAQFAAAIQTAGGAGVTATFNSTTNQITISNTNATAVAIAGTKQATYFSTTSVAAQTPANSGILTLATGDLTIQAAGGGAAADMAGTYSSAQSLVDAINAKGVAGVSAYYDSTNHAVHLNSQAALTVNGAKSGTGAGNLGFAGAGATAIAVGGNLASSDVKTVTTANDTISRIDAALSTVSSMRSDLGAVQNRFQSTIANLQTISQNLSASRSQIQDADFAAETANMSSANILQQAGVSVLAQANASTQSVLKLLQ; via the coding sequence ATGGTCATGAGCGTCAACACCAACATCAGCTCGCTGAATGCCCAGAACAACCTGGCCAAGTCGCAGAGCAAACTCGCCACCGCGATCATGCGTCTGTCCTCGGGCATGCGCATCAACAGCGCGAAGGACGATGCCGCGGGCCTCGCCATCTCGACCCGCTTCACCACCCAGATCAACGGCCTCAACCAGGCGGTCAGCAACGCCAACGACGGCATCTCGCTGGCGCAGACCACCGAGTCGGCGCTGAACGAGGTGACCAACAACATGCAGCGCATCCGCACCCTGGCGGTGCAGTCGGCCAACGCCACCAACTCCGACAGCGACCGCGCCGCGCTCGACGCCGAAGTGCAGCAGCGCCTGTCGGAAATCACCCGCATCTCGCAGCAGACCACTTTCAATGGCCGCCACGTGCTCGACGGCACCTTCGGCAGCGCCGCGTTCCAGATCGGCGCCAACGTGGGCGAGACGATCTCGGTCAACCTCAGCCAGGGTGCGGGCGCCAAGCAGGTCGGCCAGATGGCCAGCTCGGCGACCGGCGACCTGACTGCGATGTTCACCGCCAGCGCGGCGACGCCGGGCACCGCGACCAGCCTGGCCGTGGGCGCCTCGACCGTCGTCGCCGCGGGCGACCTGACCATCGGCGGCACCGGCGTGGCCGCCGGCACCTACACCGGTGCCCAGTTCGCCGCCGCGATCCAGACCGCGGGCGGTGCCGGCGTCACCGCGACCTTCAACTCCACCACCAACCAGATCACCATCAGCAATACCAATGCGACGGCAGTGGCGATCGCCGGCACCAAGCAGGCGACCTATTTCAGCACCACCAGCGTGGCGGCGCAGACGCCGGCCAACAGCGGCATCCTGACCCTGGCTACCGGCGACCTGACGATCCAGGCGGCGGGCGGCGGTGCCGCGGCCGACATGGCCGGCACGTACAGCAGTGCGCAGAGCCTGGTCGATGCGATCAATGCCAAAGGCGTCGCCGGCGTCTCTGCCTACTACGACAGCACCAACCACGCGGTGCACCTGAACTCGCAGGCGGCGCTGACCGTGAACGGCGCCAAGTCCGGCACGGGTGCGGGCAACCTGGGCTTCGCCGGCGCGGGTGCCACCGCGATCGCCGTCGGCGGCAATCTGGCCAGCAGCGACGTGAAGACGGTGACCACCGCCAACGACACCATCAGCCGCATCGACGCCGCGTTGAGCACGGTCAGCTCGATGCGCAGCGACCTGGGCGCGGTGCAGAACCGCTTCCAGTCCACCATCGCCAACCTGCAGACCATCTCGCAGAACCTGAGCGCGTCGCGCAGCCAGATCCAGGATGCCGACTTCGCCGCGGAGACCGCGAACATGTCCAGCGCGAACATCTTGCAGCAGGCGGGTGTCTCGGTGCTGGCGCAAGCCAACGCTTCCACCCAGAGCGTACTCAAGCTGCTGCAGTAA
- the flgL gene encoding flagellar hook-associated protein FlgL: MRVSTSWMQQQSVGSMMDRQSELSDLNIQLSTGKRINQPSDDPVGAARALDLTHLTADAAQYQRNITSANARLGLEDQTLSNVTNVLGRVRTLLLQAANGSQTDATRGDIAAEMVQLRQQLLGQANSKDGQGDYLFAGNRTGTMPFVSQNGVSYVGDDGQRMVAAGPGLQVATGDPGSAVFAGIPTGNGSFAVSAGAANTGSAVAGASSVSNPNAIPSAWDGGSYRIVFTAADAYEVRDGAGTVLDSGSYDASRGGSVSFRGAQVAFSGTPAAGDQFSLGASAKQDVFTTLDNIIKTLRTPNGGGAPMQNDINTQFASLDQAIDNISRTRGMVGARMNALDQQSGLNDDLTLQYKSALSGVQDLNYYDTISQLGAQTTALQAAQQTFTKIQGSKLFDYLR, translated from the coding sequence ATGCGAGTCTCCACCAGCTGGATGCAGCAGCAGTCCGTCGGCAGCATGATGGACCGGCAGAGCGAGCTGTCCGACCTCAACATCCAGTTGAGCACCGGCAAGCGCATCAACCAGCCGTCCGACGATCCGGTGGGCGCGGCGCGCGCGCTCGACCTCACCCATCTCACCGCCGACGCCGCGCAGTACCAGCGCAACATCACCAGCGCCAACGCGCGGCTGGGGCTGGAAGACCAGACCCTGTCCAACGTCACCAACGTGCTGGGCCGCGTGCGCACGCTGCTGCTGCAGGCCGCCAACGGTTCGCAGACCGACGCCACCCGGGGCGACATCGCCGCCGAGATGGTGCAGCTGCGGCAGCAACTGCTCGGCCAGGCCAACAGCAAGGATGGCCAGGGTGATTACCTGTTCGCCGGCAACCGCACCGGCACGATGCCGTTCGTCTCGCAGAACGGCGTGAGCTATGTCGGCGACGACGGCCAGCGCATGGTCGCCGCCGGCCCCGGCCTGCAGGTGGCCACCGGCGACCCCGGCAGCGCGGTGTTCGCCGGGATTCCCACCGGCAACGGCAGCTTCGCGGTCAGCGCCGGCGCGGCCAACACCGGCAGCGCGGTGGCCGGCGCCAGCAGCGTCAGCAATCCCAACGCGATTCCCTCGGCGTGGGACGGCGGCAGCTACCGCATCGTGTTCACCGCCGCCGACGCGTACGAAGTGCGCGACGGCGCCGGCACCGTACTGGACAGCGGCAGCTACGACGCCAGCCGCGGCGGCAGCGTCAGCTTCCGCGGTGCGCAGGTGGCCTTCAGCGGCACGCCCGCCGCGGGCGACCAGTTCTCGCTGGGCGCCTCCGCGAAGCAGGACGTGTTCACCACGCTGGACAACATCATCAAGACGCTGCGCACGCCCAACGGCGGCGGTGCGCCGATGCAGAACGACATCAACACGCAGTTCGCCAGCCTCGACCAGGCGATCGACAACATCAGCCGCACGCGCGGCATGGTCGGTGCGCGCATGAATGCGCTGGACCAGCAGAGCGGACTCAACGACGACCTCACGCTGCAGTACAAGAGCGCGCTGTCCGGCGTGCAGGACCTGAACTACTACGACACGATCAGCCAGCTCGGCGCGCAGACCACGGCGCTGCAGGCCGCGCAACAGACGTTCACGAAAATCCAGGGTTCAAAGTTGTTCGACTATCTGCGTTGA
- the flgK gene encoding flagellar hook-associated protein FlgK, with protein MVDMLSTGVSGLLAAQIGLGTVSHNVANANTDGYSRQQVSFSARLPEGQANYYVGTGVNTVAVQRAYSQFLNSSLWSATSAQGRAGSMASLTGQLNDQLSGSSNLQTSLDSFFGAVQDMANAPSDAASRQVLLARAGGLASTFRALSGQFNQLSGQVQQQIGEAVDAINSDSRSIAKLNGLIRSSQATDGTPPADLLDQRDALVKKLAGQVGISVVPQNDNTISVFVGNGQALVTGTEAHALGTAPNAYDATRLEVVGAASGAVLSGRIGGGTLGALLDFRGNVLDPAQNQLGRSAQALASAFNAQHAQGMDLRGKLGGSFFDVAGPAVQAAATNSGSGTLSAGIGDIGALTGKDYVLSYNGSSWSMRDTSGNSVALAGSGTNAAPFTAAGLSLVVGGSASAGDSFRVQPSRNAAASFSVAIDDPDKVAAAAPLKVAAAAGNTGTASPTVSVSNGSDPNLFSSSSVVFASATSYSIDGGPAQVFAPGQTIVHNGWSMQLGGAPQAGNRFSVQANSNAQGDNSNALMLGKVANLGVLDGGVTSAGRAYSQLVGQVGSAGALAKDDLSTQTAVYSQAMSSQQSVSGVNLDEEAANLLRYQQAYQASAQVISTANSIFGALLSAVKG; from the coding sequence ATGGTTGACATGCTTTCGACCGGCGTGTCCGGGCTGCTCGCCGCGCAGATCGGGCTCGGTACGGTGAGCCACAACGTGGCCAACGCGAACACCGACGGCTACAGCCGCCAGCAGGTGTCGTTCAGTGCCAGGCTGCCCGAGGGGCAGGCCAATTACTACGTCGGCACCGGCGTCAATACCGTGGCGGTGCAGCGCGCCTACAGCCAGTTCCTCAACAGCTCGCTGTGGTCGGCCACCTCGGCGCAGGGCCGCGCCGGCAGCATGGCCAGCCTCACTGGTCAGCTCAACGACCAGCTTTCCGGCAGCAGCAACCTGCAGACCTCGCTGGACAGCTTCTTCGGCGCCGTGCAGGACATGGCCAACGCGCCGTCGGACGCCGCCTCGCGGCAGGTGCTGCTGGCCCGCGCGGGCGGGCTGGCCAGCACGTTCCGCGCGCTGTCCGGCCAGTTCAACCAGCTCTCCGGCCAGGTGCAGCAGCAGATCGGCGAAGCCGTCGATGCGATCAACAGCGACAGCCGGTCGATCGCCAAGTTGAATGGGCTGATCCGCTCCTCGCAGGCTACCGACGGTACGCCGCCGGCCGACCTGCTCGACCAGCGCGATGCACTGGTGAAGAAGCTGGCTGGCCAGGTCGGCATCAGCGTGGTGCCGCAGAACGACAACACCATCAGCGTGTTCGTGGGCAATGGCCAGGCGTTGGTCACCGGCACCGAGGCGCATGCATTGGGCACCGCGCCCAACGCGTACGACGCCACCCGGCTGGAAGTGGTGGGCGCGGCGTCCGGTGCGGTGCTGAGCGGGCGCATCGGCGGTGGCACGCTGGGCGCGCTGCTGGATTTCCGCGGCAACGTGCTCGATCCCGCGCAGAACCAGCTGGGTCGCAGCGCGCAGGCGCTGGCCAGCGCGTTCAACGCGCAGCACGCGCAGGGCATGGACCTGCGCGGCAAGCTCGGCGGCAGCTTTTTCGACGTGGCCGGCCCGGCTGTGCAGGCAGCCGCCACCAACAGCGGCAGCGGCACGCTGAGTGCCGGCATTGGCGACATCGGCGCGCTGACCGGCAAGGATTACGTGCTGAGCTACAACGGCAGCAGCTGGAGCATGCGCGACACCAGCGGCAATAGTGTCGCGCTGGCCGGCAGTGGCACCAACGCCGCCCCGTTCACCGCCGCCGGGCTGAGCCTGGTGGTGGGCGGCAGCGCCAGCGCCGGCGACAGTTTCCGCGTGCAGCCCAGCCGCAACGCCGCTGCGAGTTTTTCGGTGGCGATCGACGACCCCGACAAGGTTGCGGCCGCGGCGCCGCTCAAGGTCGCGGCGGCGGCCGGCAATACCGGCACAGCATCGCCCACCGTCAGTGTCAGCAACGGCAGCGATCCCAACCTGTTCAGCAGCAGCTCCGTCGTGTTCGCCTCGGCCACCAGCTACAGCATCGACGGTGGCCCGGCGCAGGTGTTTGCTCCCGGCCAGACTATCGTCCACAACGGCTGGAGCATGCAGCTCGGTGGCGCGCCGCAGGCCGGCAACCGTTTCAGCGTGCAGGCCAACAGCAACGCGCAGGGCGACAACAGCAATGCGCTGATGCTGGGCAAGGTGGCCAACCTCGGCGTGCTCGACGGCGGCGTCACCAGCGCCGGCCGCGCCTACAGCCAGCTGGTCGGCCAGGTCGGCAGCGCCGGTGCGCTGGCCAAGGACGACCTGAGCACGCAGACCGCGGTGTACAGCCAGGCGATGAGCTCGCAGCAGAGCGTGTCCGGCGTGAACCTGGACGAAGAGGCCGCCAACCTGTTGCGCTACCAGCAGGCCTACCAGGCTTCCGCGCAGGTCATCAGCACCGCCAACAGCATCTTCGGCGCACTGCTCAGCGCCGTGAAGGGGTAA
- the flgJ gene encoding flagellar assembly peptidoglycan hydrolase FlgJ: MTPITSNAPALDTWTELSGFQQLRAQARSDEGKSALPAVARQFEAIFTQMMLKSMRDANASMGSDLAGSEQVDSYREMFDHQLALSLANGNNGLGIAKMLVRQLGGKPAAAADAHGTLPTPVAGVPNADVRALLQLGAGDDASDATAGIMAMPSTADAGSAWSQTLDRMAQGALDAAGAAAELLPGGDPVGFVRTLAPHAEVAAKQLGVSVRALLAQAALETGWGKHLPSHRDGSSSFNLFGIKAGGNWSGDKVSVPTLEYENGVAVRRHDAFRAYDSPADAFADYARLLVDSPRYAQALGQGENVAGFARALVRGGYATDPSYAAKITAIANSPQMREALAALRRPGEFK; the protein is encoded by the coding sequence ATGACGCCCATCACCAGCAACGCGCCCGCACTCGACACCTGGACCGAACTGTCCGGCTTCCAGCAGCTGCGCGCGCAGGCGCGCAGCGACGAGGGCAAGAGTGCGCTGCCGGCGGTGGCCAGGCAGTTCGAGGCGATCTTCACCCAGATGATGCTGAAGTCGATGCGCGACGCGAACGCCAGCATGGGCAGCGACTTGGCCGGCAGCGAACAGGTCGACTCGTACCGCGAGATGTTCGACCACCAGCTCGCGTTGAGCCTGGCCAACGGCAACAACGGTCTGGGCATCGCGAAGATGCTGGTGCGCCAGCTTGGCGGCAAGCCGGCTGCCGCCGCCGACGCCCACGGCACGCTGCCGACGCCCGTCGCCGGTGTGCCCAATGCCGACGTGCGCGCGCTGCTGCAACTGGGCGCCGGCGACGATGCGAGCGACGCAACGGCCGGCATCATGGCCATGCCGTCGACGGCCGACGCCGGTTCGGCGTGGAGCCAGACGCTCGACCGCATGGCGCAGGGTGCGCTCGATGCGGCGGGCGCCGCGGCGGAACTGCTGCCGGGCGGCGACCCGGTGGGCTTCGTCCGCACGCTGGCACCGCACGCCGAAGTGGCGGCGAAGCAGCTGGGCGTGTCGGTGCGCGCGCTGCTGGCGCAGGCGGCGCTGGAAACCGGCTGGGGCAAGCACCTGCCCAGCCACCGCGACGGCAGCAGCAGTTTCAACCTGTTCGGCATCAAGGCCGGCGGCAACTGGAGCGGCGACAAGGTCAGCGTACCCACGCTGGAGTACGAGAACGGCGTGGCGGTGCGCCGGCACGATGCGTTCCGCGCCTACGACTCGCCGGCGGATGCGTTCGCCGACTACGCGCGCTTGCTGGTCGACAGCCCGCGCTATGCGCAGGCGTTGGGCCAGGGCGAGAACGTGGCCGGCTTTGCGCGGGCGCTGGTGCGCGGCGGCTACGCGACCGATCCGTCGTACGCGGCCAAGATCACCGCGATCGCCAACAGCCCGCAGATGCGCGAGGCGCTGGCGGCGCTGCGGCGGCCGGGCGAATTCAAGTGA